Below is a window of Candidatus Dadabacteria bacterium DNA.
AGACTGTCAAGAAACCGTGCAGGACGCAAAGTCCACAAGACAGCTTCCCGGATGCGTCCGCATCCACCGTCTTTTTACGTCTTTGCGGGTTAAGGTTTAAATTCGGGAATAACCTCTTTCCCAAAAAGCTCAATCGAGTGCGCTATGACCTCGGCAGGAGCCTGGGGAAACACCATCCTGCACATTATGTTGCGGATTCCTGTTTTCTCCGCGTATTTCTTTACCTCCTGAACGCAGTGCTCAGAGGTGCCGATCATGAAGCGGTCTTCCGCCATGTATTCGAAGAAAGGATCATCAGGGTCAGTTATGTTTTTCCCTCTTATCACTATCTTGACCCCGAGGCTTAGGTAAAACCTGTACATGTTTATCACGTACTCGGTTCCACCTGCCATGGCCTCTTCCGTACTTTCACGCACGTAAGTTTCCCGAAGCAGTATGTGCTCCACTTCGGACGGATCGCGACCGGCTTTCTCAGCCTCATCGTTATACCACCCTAGAGTATCCATTATCATGGGAACCGTCCTGCCGGGACCGATAAGAAGCGGGTACCCGAGGCGCCCGGCCCTCCGCACGGCGGGTTCCTCGAAAGCCCCTATGTATATAGGTATGGGTCTCTGCACGGGCTTGGGAGTAACATCTATGTTTGAGAAGCTGAACCTTTTGCCTTCATAGGAAAAGGGGCCGTCCTCCCAGCATTTCTCGATTATCTCTATGCCTTCTTCAATCCTCGAGGGTCTTTGCGCCACCGGAACTCCGAACCCTTCGAACTCTTCTTTTCTGTATCCTATCGCAACTCCCAGATCGAATCTTCCACCGGAAATGAGATCGACCGTAGCAGCGTCTTCGGCCACCCTCACGGGGTTATGAAGCGTGAGTATCAAGGCTCCGGTACCTATTCTCACCCTCTCAGTCACAGCGGCCATCGCGGCGGCCATCCCAAGGGGTGAAGAGCAGTAACCATCCTCAAGAAAATGATGTTCGGAAAGCCAGACCGAATCGAAATTCACCGCTTCGGCAAGTCTCACGTGCTCTAGGGAATTTCTGTAAAGATCCACATGGCGGTACTCAAGATCCTTGTGGGTCTGCATGCTGAAGAGTCCGACTCCGAATTTCATTTCACACCTCCGGGATATTTACTGGATTATTTGCGTTTAAACTGCAAATTAACCATAATTCTACCGTGATCGCTACCTACTTCCAAAACCATAATCGAGGTGCCATATAATGGGAAAAGAAATAAAATTTGGACTTTCCGCTCCGATGCCGGGAGCTGACGTTGACGGACTCGTAAATTTCTCGATAAAAGCCGACCAGCTTGGATTCGACACTATATGGTACCCCGACCATCTGCTCTTCGTGGCGCCGGGAGCAATTGCTCCCGAGGCGTGGACCGTGGCGGCGGCGGCGGCAATGAAAACGGAAAACATAGCTTTGGGAACGGTTTCTGATCCTCACAGGATGCA
It encodes the following:
- a CDS encoding LLM class flavin-dependent oxidoreductase, whose product is MKFGVGLFSMQTHKDLEYRHVDLYRNSLEHVRLAEAVNFDSVWLSEHHFLEDGYCSSPLGMAAAMAAVTERVRIGTGALILTLHNPVRVAEDAATVDLISGGRFDLGVAIGYRKEEFEGFGVPVAQRPSRIEEGIEIIEKCWEDGPFSYEGKRFSFSNIDVTPKPVQRPIPIYIGAFEEPAVRRAGRLGYPLLIGPGRTVPMIMDTLGWYNDEAEKAGRDPSEVEHILLRETYVRESTEEAMAGGTEYVINMYRFYLSLGVKIVIRGKNITDPDDPFFEYMAEDRFMIGTSEHCVQEVKKYAEKTGIRNIMCRMVFPQAPAEVIAHSIELFGKEVIPEFKP